The DNA window GGATTCATTGGTGGTTCAGTCAACAAAACTTTGCAGCCGGAAGTGGTGGgcaatttcattttttcgAAGAATGCATAATCCCAAAGTAATTCCATATCCAcccaatttttaataataccatTTTCCATTGGATAAGCTATTTGTAAGTATGATCTAACCTGCTGGGCTTCATCCCCAATCATGGTATCTTTTAATGGAATTGGTGATATGCCAGCTGCCCTTTCTTCTGCCCTTAAGATTGGTCTACCAACTATACTTGGAAACGTGTAATCTGGGAAATTCTCTCCAGCACGACCAATTTTAACGAAACCTGTACCTTGATCTAAAACAATTGGAACATTACTATTCATtttgtccttttttttttttttttttttttttttcttttattttcttttcttttcttttcttttttcggGGTTAAATAGTTTGttgatttaaaagttggtaaagtattaaatataatagtaTCTTTGTtgcaataatattaaagaaagtaattaaaaaataataataaaagggGGCAAGAAAAGCGGAAGTaaaatgaacaaaaaatgaacaaaaaataaaaatggaaataaaaataaatattatcatttgttacgaaaactgaaaaaaaaaaacacgtGTTGAGTATTAGTCAATACAAAAggtgaaaaatatataatatatatagcaACTTtatgtaaataaaaaataaaatcatcataAAAGACACTAACTCTACTTAGCTATTCTTATTCttgtttaaatatatacataaagttacaaaaaaatcactTTCTCATCAACTCTCCCCTTAGCTACTAAGCATTCTTAATATCTAACTTCATACGATCCCGCCTTTGAAATATACTTTATCCATTTAGTTGTTCTATAATTATTAGATCTTTCCCTGACATTGCAATATTTAACCGTTAGTCCACTGCAAGTAAACATCAGAATTTCAAATTTCAAAGAAATCGCCGGTTTATtccatttatttaaatcaaatatGATGTTTTCTGATAATCTTGCAGACATTTGTAACATATTTTCAGTTGAACCACGAAACTTGTTAAATCTCCAATAAAACATCTTTTCTTCCACAGAATATTTACATTTCCCATTGGATGCTTTACTGTTACACTCGAGTGTGCCTTGTGGTAAAGGTATCTTCAAAACTACATCTGTAGCATTCAATTTGGATGAAAACAATGACTTCAACGATATGCTATAGTGTACTGAGTTGGTTCTTGAGTTGGAAGTTACAATTGGCTGAATGGAAAATGGTAAATTCAAGTACTCTTTCACATGGTACGTCATTAACTCGATATTACCATCCGGTGGAACAAATGTTATGGAGCAATCAGTgtgaaatttatttaattggACACATTGATGAAATTTATAATCGTCCAAATGAACTGATTTAACAGCCGAATCTGGAATaccctttttcctttttttcatatccAAATCTAAGTAATGTTCAAAGTCGTCAgctttttgttgttgttgttcatCATTTAACTTTAACTGAACGACTGGCATACCCGATAATTTGCATTGCATTTCAACGACACCATCTATGTAAGACTTTAAAATATCCCCTTCtttagaaattaaaatgtttatattcTCAATGATATCTAAAAATATCtcatttttcttatatTTGATATCCAAATTGGGTCTCCAGGGTATATCAGAAGTGGTATTATTGTAACTGTTCAAAGCAGtattagaagaagaattgCTGTTTGATTTCCTATCAAGAAACTTCCCAAAATTCTTTGGATTCAATGAACTGAAAAAATCGTTGTCATCAATACTACGATTATTactgctgttgctgttattACCACTATTCATAATATTGCTATTACTGCCATTAATGCTGATACCATTGCTATCAGCCGTACTACTGCCGTTACTGCTACCACTTATTacgtttttatttactggCATAATACCTAGTTTGGAACAAATATTACTCAATTCGGTATCGTATGGAACACCGTCGATACTTAAAATGCAATGTAGTAAGTCATAGACCAAAGTAAACTTGTCACGAACTgaatcatcattattaatcccaaaattttccaataaattggaaaatctaaataaaaactcCCATATTAATGCACTATCCACATTATTTCTCGTGACAGCAACAATccaaagtttatttttcctgATATGATGGAAGGTAGTGGAACCTAGCGTTAAAATTGGAGATCTGATAACCCCCGAACTATCACTGATTATTTGAATACGAAATACTTCAGAAAGTGAAGATGTTTTTCTGACTGAGTCTTTGATTACTTTGGTTATGAGTAAATCACCTCTTGGACTGTATATAAATAGTGAATTaatcattatatttttggtgcaaaaaaaacagttgTTATGGTGATTGTATATGtggtaatattttcaacacGTTATTTCCGAGGGGAATATGTTATTTGAGTTGTTTTATTCCAGATGGCAAATGactaataaaaagagaaaaagtttttttttttttttgtttttttttttttttgacccTTCgaggaaaatgaaaataacattaaaaataatttaatttgagttgtttttaaaaaaaatacaaaggAAATGGTTTGTGAAAGACCGCGGatataacaaatatttgttatcAGAGgaaaaaggtaaaaaaaagaaagaaaaaaagaaaaagaaaaaaagaaaaaaaaaaaacgagcCATTTCCTTTAACCCTTTATATTTAACCTTTCTCTTATCACCAATcttaataaatcaattcTATCCCTTTTCATATAAAGTATCTAATGAATCTTTTCCTATCCAATTTTCCCTAGTTAATAAAGACAAAATAAAGACAAAATAaagacaaaataaaaagagtaAGATGgtatttatatacaaaTTAATCACCATTCTGCTATTGTTGGTAACAGCAGCAAATTCATTAccaactttaaaaaagaaaaatttagaaTTACCACATGCCTTGAAACAAACATACGGCCATAAGaacaataatggtaatgaaTTCCAAGTTTTCCAATCTAATACAGATACTGACTATTCAATaagaatcaaaaaaattgaccCTTCAATCTTAGGAGTGGATACCGTTCAACAGTGGTCTGGTTATTTAGATTATAAAGACacaaaacattttttttattggttttTTGAAAGTAGAAATGACCCTAAAAATGACCCTGTTATTTTATGGTTAAATGGAGGTCCCGGTTGCTCTTCTTTTACtggtttgttttttgaGTTAGGCCCATCCTCAATAAGTGCCAATCTAACACCAGTTTATAACCCCTTTTCATGGAATAATAACGCATCTGTTATCTTTTTAGAACAACCAGTTGGTGTAGGGTTTTCATACAGTGATGATGAACAAGTCACCAGCACAGCAGTTGCTGGAAAAGACGTTTATAATTTCTTGGAGTTATTTTTCAACCAATTCCCACACTTGCGTTCCAATAAATTTCATATCGCTGGTGAATCATATGCTGGTCATTACATTCCACAAATTGCCCACGAAATTGCCATTGAACATTCAAGTGATGCATCCTTTAAATTGAGCTCTATTATGATTGGCAATGGTATAACTGATCCCTTGGTTCAATACAAATATTACCAGCCGATGGCATGCGGTAAAGGTGGTTACCCGCAGGTTCTAACCGATGAAGATTGTGCTAAGATGGAAAGTGAAATCCCAAGATGTGAGCTGTTGAATAAAGGTTGTTATTTATCCAAAACCAGTTTTGCTTGTATTGGCGCTAATATGTATTGTGAAAACTCGGTGATTGGACCCTATGAAAAAACTGGTTTAAACGTTTATGACATCCGTGCTCCTTGTGAAACCGATGATGGGAACTGTTATATTGGCCAGACTTACATTGAGCAATATATGAACTTGAAAGAGGTTCAAGAAGCCTTGGGCTCAGACGTTGATTCCTATAAAGGTTGTAGCGACGCTGTTTTCCTAGGATTTGCGTTAACTGGCGATGGAAATAAGCCATTCCAAGAATATGTTGCTGAACTAGTTGATAGAAACATACCTGTCTTAATTTACGCAGGGGATAAAGATTATATTTGTAACTGGTTGGGTAATTTGGGTTGGGTTGACCATTTGGACTGGACTGGTAAGGAACTTTTTGAAACTCTTCCATTAAGACCATGGTACAAGGATGGTGTACAGTATGGCCAGTTTAAAAGCCTAGGTTCTTTTAACTTCCTAAGAGTTTATGATGCTGGCCATATGGTTCCATATGATCAACCAGAAGCCAGTTTAGCTATGGTTAATTCATGGATTTCAGGAAGTTTTTCTTGATATAATGAtgttactatttttatataaattgcagttttttttttttttactttaaaaaaataaattttagaataataatagtcataataataaatcctaaagtaaattttaattgatagttctgatatatatatatatatatatattgcaAAAAAGCTACGTAACCTGGTATTCTTGAAATTATCTTTATAAATGGTTCATATTATATGCATTCTTTAAAGCCTGTAATTTGTTTACAATTTCAATGCACTCTTCCGGTGTAACAGCCTCAAAGTAATATCTCTTTAATCCTTGTTGTCTCtctacaaatattttaaagtaAGTAGCCACTTTAGaagatttttttactaaaGCTACCTGGCTTATATGAAAAGATTTGGtcttaatattattgtcataCCAATGTTGATCGTCTTCAGGGggaataatataaatataatcaCCATCTATAGCCAACGTTCTCtcatgtttattattaattaatgaaaCCTGTTGCCTCCTCCAAACTTTATATTTGTAGTAAGCACCCGCAAGTAAATAGTCTTTATTACCAGCAGTGtaagatgaagatgatatGTAATTTTGCGGTGACGATTTCTGCTTCTTGTTTAATTCGCCAACGCTTGTTTTCGAGggatttttcaatttatagaaaatgttattattaaacttGCCATGTTTAGAGTGagtttttgaataattatcCGTGGCATATTTGGATTTGGAGTGTTCTTCTTGTTGCTGTGTACGTTGTGGATTTGGATGCTGGTCTGCATACGATAATGGTAAATACTCCCCGTTTGCATCCAACGTTATTGGAGTTAAATCGTTGCTATGAATAGTAGGCAATGCAGTAGACTGCTTTCCAAGTTCTGTGGCATGGTATCTGCCCAATTTAAGCTTTCGGGAATCTTTTCTTGACAATATTTCCATGATTTTTTCCCCATCCAAGGACAATActgtattatttaaatcgtaaacatatttttgtttaaccATCTTTAAACAATAATCATTTGGATCAAAGCGTTTGAGTTTGCAATATTTAACCAATATATCATTAATTTTCGATGTTAATGATACTGTGATCGAAGTGAAATTCATTGAATCCTCCTTGTATGGGTAAGAATAAACTTTAATTTCTACAGGGGCATCATGGATAACTTGTTTGTCAGAATCAAGCATAGATTTATAATAACTGAGTTGATTAACCTTGCCTCTTGTTTCCCCCTCTGTAACACCCTTCTTACGTCCTAGCATTGGTGTTAATAATTCATTAGCTTTTATTTCTTGTTCATCAGTAATACGACACAAAACAACCTCGTCGTCAAAAACAGAGCTGATGTTGGAGGTACGGTCTAATATACCAAAGTTATCTTCAAATGGTTCACCGTCCTCATCAACAACCCTTAACATAAATTCGTTTGGGTTCAAATAATTAGGCAGTGTGGTGTTCTCCTTTTCAACGAAaaccaacaaaataaaCCCAATAACCTCAAACACGCTGGCGCTTTTTCTAACTTTAACTTTAAAGGAACTGTGTTTAAACTTGTCATAGTCGTTTATATAAACATGTAATGTAACACTCTCAAATGGCAAAACTTTATCGCCAGACACATATTTAAAGTGATGCAATTGTGAAGCTGGATCATTTTCATCGCCAGAATCAGGCCTAAATAAAGAAGTTAATTGTGATTTATGTTCAACGCTATCGAACGGATCAGTTAAagtttcctttttttcaaaagataATGCTGGaaagtttatttgttgCTTTATGTCTGATCTTCTAGAATCAGTGCTATTAGTTCTTCTATGTTTCCTCAGTACTTTGCTTGATTGCTGTTGTTGACTTTTTGAAACTTGTCGTTGCTGTTTTGGTTGTTGCTTAGGTTTGTAACTTGAGGTCTTGTTTTTGTAATTGGTTTTTAAGGAATCTGGTTCCGGTATTTCCTGGGTTTTAATGTGAGATAAACTTTGACGTGGTGTGTGTGCACTTTTGTTAATGCTTGTCATTTCTCCAACCATTTTTTCTCCTAAATTGGCATCATaaaaatctaatttttGCGAACTTGGAACAGAATTTTTGGGGATAGTGTTTCGAGAATCAAATGTAAAGACGGGTAAAGTTGAAACGGTTGTTTTACCGTCATGAATAGCCATATTTTGAGAATTCGTCCTCATATCTGTGTAGCCGTCGTCAGAGTCTAGTAAAGAATGTCCATAAGATGATGCAGTATCCTCATATATCACACTACTCTCAGATTCCGCTAATTTGTCTTTAGAACTGGTGTATTTCAAAGCATTATCACTTCTTTCATCATCAGTAATTTCATCGTAAACCTGTTTGTTCgaatcatcatcataatcTAAATCCAACTCTTCCAAATCGTCGTCATTAATGTAAGAATCTACATCAAAGTCACGATTTTTCCTAGAAGTTGAAGTTATTTCACTGGCTTTCTTTCCAGATGAAGTATTAGAATTATAATCTACCGTTCCTGGTACTccgtttatttttaaagaagcTTTATTAATACCGTTCAAGATACCATCGTTCACTTTACTGCTGCTTTGTCCTTTTTCAGCATTTCcgttactattattgttttccGATTCAATATgcttattatcattgtcaCTAGTATTAGTCTTCTTGGTGTTGTTTGTATGATCATCAGTATTGTTAGATGTTGTCATAGAATTATTAGTTTTGGTGACATTATTGGGTTGGGGCACTTTTATCTGTTTATCTTCTTTCCCGTCTTCCtgtctctttttttcatctttgGTCTTTTTTTGATCATTATGGTTTGATAAGGAAAAAGTACCAGTATTCCCATTCGTATCGGTTAATGTTCCTGTTTTATCTCCCTTAGTATTGTGTGGATTAAAAGACGAGAAGGCATCTAGAATACCTGtctttttcaaagttttaTCGTCTGCCGAGTTCAGGGACCTTAAACTGTGATTATCTTTAGCTGTTCGCAACTTTTCAGTATTATCCTCATCATAACTGATAAACGCTTTGGAGTTCCCGTTAAAATCAAGGTTTTTATGTCTAAAATTTCCgtcgttattattattgttcattacatcatcgtcatcatcgtcatcatcatcgtcatcatcataaATACCAGCTTCTAAGCTTTcgtcaaaaatatttttgtcatAAAAATTGATACTTGAACTGTCATGAGTTTCTGAATCCAACatttgctgttgttgttgagaCGCTAATAATTCACTGggtgttattttattcctatcagatttaaaaatatttcctAATCTTAGTCTGGATAATTTAAGTTTTGACTTCTTAACtgtttttgaatttttgattatatttttctttgtagTTGGAGGTGGAAGACCTAAGGTTAATCTTGCTccactattattgttggtgGTGATTGTGGTGCTGGTGCTGGTACTGGTGGTGCCAttggtattgttgttgttaatgctgttgttgttaatattgtttCCAAGGTTGTTATTACCACCTTGTATACCGCTATAATTTGTGatcattttattatcattaatattattgtgatTATTGGCAGCAAAGTTAgagttattattattattatccatTTTAGCTTGGCTATTAAAAGAAACTGCCCTCCCCAATGGTTTGGAAGGTATGTCTGAAGTCGATATGTTTTCCCCACCTCCCCTAAACGATGTTGCGGAAGGCTTCCTGCTGTGCGTGTTACTAACAGTGTTATAATTGGATTCTATTGATAATGCTGTAGAACTTATATTGGGATTGATTTTAGTAAATGAATTGAATTTATTTGGTTTTCTATTGTTATGGTCCATTGAAGAATACCCATTATATACGACagttgaaaaataattttcatCCACAGGGGGGGAATTCAGCTTTTCTAAATAGTCAATTCCTTTGGCCTCATCATAATATAATTGCTTAATTTTATCAGTTTGTAATTCGTTTTCAAGTTCATCTAATTTATATGGTTCTATAACACGCTCTAAAGAAGGTTCATTCGTggcttttaaaaaagatgcTCTTAATTTATTGATAGAATATATGACATCCATGTTACGCCTTTAGTGGAAAACGtcttaattatttatctttgaaaaaatctTGGAATTAGATTATTCAAAAGGGAAATTAAAAGTAtgtataaattatttgtattttgtctttaataatatctatAATTCTCAATTACTCTTTTAGCTTGGGTTTTAAGATAAAATTGATTTGgttatttgttttgttttgcttTTGCTTTTAGTT is part of the Saccharomycodes ludwigii strain NBRC 1722 chromosome III, whole genome shotgun sequence genome and encodes:
- the APM4 gene encoding Apm4p (similar to Saccharomyces cerevisiae YOL062C | APM4 | clathrin Adaptor Protein complex Medium chain), which gives rise to MINSLFIYSPRGDLLITKVIKDSVRKTSSLSEVFRIQIISDSSGVIRSPILTLGSTTFHHIRKNKLWIVAVTRNNVDSALIWEFLFRFSNLLENFGINNDDSVRDKFTLVYDLLHCILSIDGVPYDTELSNICSKLGIMPVNKNVISGSSNGSSTADSNGISINGSNSNIMNSGNNSNSSNNRSIDDNDFFSSLNPKNFGKFLDRKSNSNSSSNTALNSYNNTTSDIPWRPNLDIKYKKNEIFLDIIENINILISKEGDILKSYIDGVVEMQCKLSGMPVVQLKLNDEQQQQKADDFEHYLDLDMKKRKKGIPDSAVKSVHLDDYKFHQCVQLNKFHTDCSITFVPPDGNIELMTYHVKEYLNLPFSIQPIVTSNSRTNSVHYSISLKSLFSSKLNATDVVLKIPLPQGTLECNSKASNGKCKYSVEEKMFYWRFNKFRGSTENMLQMSARLSENIIFDLNKWNKPAISLKFEILMFTCSGLTVKYCNVRERSNNYRTTKWIKYISKAGSYEVRY
- the ATG42 gene encoding carboxypeptidase C (similar to Saccharomyces cerevisiae YBR139W | putative serine type carboxypeptidase) — encoded protein: MVFIYKLITILLLLVTAANSLPTLKKKNLELPHALKQTYGHKNNNGNEFQVFQSNTDTDYSIRIKKIDPSILGVDTVQQWSGYLDYKDTKHFFYWFFESRNDPKNDPVILWLNGGPGCSSFTGLFFELGPSSISANLTPVYNPFSWNNNASVIFLEQPVGVGFSYSDDEQVTSTAVAGKDVYNFLELFFNQFPHLRSNKFHIAGESYAGHYIPQIAHEIAIEHSSDASFKLSSIMIGNGITDPLVQYKYYQPMACGKGGYPQVLTDEDCAKMESEIPRCELLNKGCYLSKTSFACIGANMYCENSVIGPYEKTGLNVYDIRAPCETDDGNCYIGQTYIEQYMNLKEVQEALGSDVDSYKGCSDAVFLGFALTGDGNKPFQEYVAELVDRNIPVLIYAGDKDYICNWLGNLGWVDHLDWTGKELFETLPLRPWYKDGVQYGQFKSLGSFNFLRVYDAGHMVPYDQPEASLAMVNSWISGSFS
- the AVO1 gene encoding Avo1p (similar to Saccharomyces cerevisiae YOL078W | AVO1 | Adheres VOraciously (to TOR2)) — encoded protein: MDVIYSINKLRASFLKATNEPSLERVIEPYKLDELENELQTDKIKQLYYDEAKGIDYLEKLNSPPVDENYFSTVVYNGYSSMDHNNRKPNKFNSFTKINPNISSTALSIESNYNTVSNTHSRKPSATSFRGGGENISTSDIPSKPLGRAVSFNSQAKMDNNNNNSNFAANNHNNINDNKMITNYSGIQGGNNNLGNNINNNSINNNNTNGTTSTSTSTTITTNNNSGARLTLGLPPPTTKKNIIKNSKTVKKSKLKLSRLRLGNIFKSDRNKITPSELLASQQQQQMLDSETHDSSSINFYDKNIFDESLEAGIYDDDDDDDDDDDDVMNNNNNDGNFRHKNLDFNGNSKAFISYDEDNTEKLRTAKDNHSLRSLNSADDKTLKKTGILDAFSSFNPHNTKGDKTGTLTDTNGNTGTFSLSNHNDQKKTKDEKKRQEDGKEDKQIKVPQPNNVTKTNNSMTTSNNTDDHTNNTKKTNTSDNDNKHIESENNNSNGNAEKGQSSSKVNDGILNGINKASLKINGVPGTVDYNSNTSSGKKASEITSTSRKNRDFDVDSYINDDDLEELDLDYDDDSNKQVYDEITDDERSDNALKYTSSKDKLAESESSVIYEDTASSYGHSLLDSDDGYTDMRTNSQNMAIHDGKTTVSTLPVFTFDSRNTIPKNSVPSSQKLDFYDANLGEKMVGEMTSINKSAHTPRQSLSHIKTQEIPEPDSLKTNYKNKTSSYKPKQQPKQQRQVSKSQQQQSSKVLRKHRRTNSTDSRRSDIKQQINFPALSFEKKETLTDPFDSVEHKSQLTSLFRPDSGDENDPASQLHHFKYVSGDKVLPFESVTLHVYINDYDKFKHSSFKVKVRKSASVFEVIGFILLVFVEKENTTLPNYLNPNEFMLRVVDEDGEPFEDNFGILDRTSNISSVFDDEVVLCRITDEQEIKANELLTPMLGRKKGVTEGETRGKVNQLSYYKSMLDSDKQVIHDAPVEIKVYSYPYKEDSMNFTSITVSLTSKINDILVKYCKLKRFDPNDYCLKMVKQKYVYDLNNTVLSLDGEKIMEILSRKDSRKLKLGRYHATELGKQSTALPTIHSNDLTPITLDANGEYLPLSYADQHPNPQRTQQQEEHSKSKYATDNYSKTHSKHGKFNNNIFYKLKNPSKTSVGELNKKQKSSPQNYISSSSYTAGNKDYLLAGAYYKYKVWRRQQVSLINNKHERTLAIDGDYIYIIPPEDDQHWYDNNIKTKSFHISQVALVKKSSKVATYFKIFVERQQGLKRYYFEAVTPEECIEIVNKLQALKNAYNMNHL